The following are encoded in a window of Tessaracoccus flavescens genomic DNA:
- a CDS encoding ABC transporter permease encodes MKRGTLVLSLLMIGLVVSMALIGLVWTPFDPGRISGVPLEGPGWPHLLGTDSAGMDVLSRLMVGARVCLLVGIVSVAGAALIGVPVGIFSGMTRGWVSDLPARLSDILYGFPALLLAILIAAARGGSVWTAMTAIAIASIPAFVRIARAATYQVMSLGYIEAARVSGTSTFEIARRHVLPNIAPAIGVQASVSFGIAILAEAGLSYLGLGADQSMPTWGRMLREAQSEIFSEPILALWPGLAIAIATMGFNLLGDGLRDLLDPRLREVT; translated from the coding sequence ATGAAGCGCGGCACCCTGGTGCTCAGCCTCCTCATGATCGGCCTCGTCGTCTCGATGGCGCTCATCGGGCTGGTCTGGACGCCCTTCGACCCCGGTCGGATCTCGGGAGTCCCACTGGAGGGCCCCGGGTGGCCTCATCTGCTTGGCACCGACTCCGCGGGCATGGACGTGCTCAGCCGCCTCATGGTCGGGGCGCGCGTCTGCCTGCTCGTGGGCATCGTCTCGGTGGCGGGCGCCGCCCTGATCGGCGTGCCCGTCGGCATCTTCTCCGGCATGACGCGGGGTTGGGTGAGCGACCTGCCTGCCCGGCTCTCCGACATCCTGTACGGCTTCCCTGCGCTGCTGCTCGCCATCCTGATCGCCGCCGCCCGCGGCGGATCGGTCTGGACGGCGATGACGGCGATCGCTATCGCCTCCATCCCGGCCTTCGTCCGGATCGCGCGGGCCGCCACCTACCAGGTGATGAGTCTCGGCTACATCGAGGCGGCGCGGGTCTCGGGCACATCGACCTTCGAGATCGCCCGCCGCCACGTGCTGCCGAACATCGCCCCGGCTATCGGGGTGCAGGCCTCGGTGAGCTTCGGCATCGCGATCCTCGCGGAGGCCGGCCTGAGCTACCTCGGCCTTGGTGCCGACCAGTCGATGCCCACCTGGGGACGCATGCTGCGCGAGGCACAGAGCGAGATCTTCAGCGAACCGATCCTCGCGCTGTGGCCGGGACTCGCGATCGCGATCGCGACCATGGGGTTCAACCTGCTTGGCGACGGCCTGCGCGACCTGCTCGACCCTAGACTGAGGGAGGTCACATGA